One Actinoplanes missouriensis 431 DNA segment encodes these proteins:
- the dnaE gene encoding DNA polymerase III subunit alpha: MSDSFVHLHVHTEYSMLDGAARIKDLLAEAKRLGMPAAAITDHGNMHGAYDFYKQAKSADLIPVIGVEAYVAPESRLTKSRIKWGRPEQKSDDISGNGAYTHMTMWARNAVGLKNLFRLNSRGSIEGQLGKYPRMDFDIIAEHAEGIMGTTGCPSGAVQTRLRLGQFDEALKSAAMYQEALGKDNYFLEIMDHGLSIEKRVRDGLLEIGRKLGIKPLVTNDSHYVYESQSEAHDVLLCVQTGSNIADPNRFRFDGNGYFVKSADQMRAVDSSEAWQEGCRNTLLVAEKVDTDGMFTFKNLMPRFPIPDGFTEEEYFRHTAFEGLRRRFPDGIPDTHVKQAEYELGVIIQMGFPAYFLVVADFIQWAKNNGIAVGPGRGSAAGSLVAYAMGITDLDPLPHGLIFERFLNPERVSMPDVDIDFDERRRGEVIRYVTEKWGDDKVAQIATFGTIKAKAAIKDSARVLGYPFAVGDKITKAMPPDVMGKGITLGGIFNKDDKRYNEAGEIRGLYETDPDVKKVIDTARGIEGLIRQTGVHAAGVIMSAEPIIDHIPLMRRASDGVIITQFDYPTCETLGLLKMDFLGLRNLTILDDAVKNIELNHGNGLDLLALPLDDKAAYDLLARGDTLGVFQLDGGPMRSLLRLMKPDNFEDISAVLALYRPGPMGVDSHTNYALRKNKLQEITPIHPELEEPLREILEPTYGLIVYQEQVQRAAQILAGYTLGQADLLRRAMGKKKKEILDKEFVPFRDGCREHGYSDEAIQAVWDVLVPFAGYAFNKAHSAAYGLVSYWTAYLKAHYPAEYMAGLLTSVGDDKDKMAVYLAECRRMGIQVLPPDVNQSAGPFTPVGTDIRFGLGAVRNVGGNVVEAIARCRKEKGDYADFYDFLSKVDAVACNKRTIESLIKAGAFDSMGHSRKGLLAVHAEAIDAYADVKRNEAAGQFDLFGAFGDTDSGVSSTVAMPVIGDSEWDKRDKLAFEREMLGLYVSDHPLAGLEVLLQNAADTSIAALNEEGSVPDGQVVTLAGILTGVQRRITKQGRAWASATLEDLAGGVEALFFPNTYELVGQYIAEDAIVVVKGRVDRRDDTPRIMAMDMSIPDITSNPDSKPVTLTMPITRCTPPLVDELKEILISHPGDTEVHVHLQNGSRTTVMRLGGVRVAPTPALRADLKMILGPSAVA; encoded by the coding sequence GTGTCCGACTCGTTCGTGCATCTTCATGTTCACACTGAGTATTCGATGCTCGACGGGGCCGCCCGGATCAAGGACCTGCTGGCGGAGGCGAAACGGCTCGGCATGCCGGCGGCGGCGATCACCGACCACGGCAACATGCATGGCGCCTATGACTTCTACAAGCAGGCGAAATCCGCCGATCTGATCCCGGTGATCGGTGTCGAGGCGTATGTCGCTCCGGAGTCCCGGCTCACCAAGAGCCGGATCAAATGGGGTCGTCCGGAGCAAAAGAGCGACGACATCTCCGGTAACGGTGCGTACACGCACATGACCATGTGGGCGCGGAACGCGGTGGGCCTGAAGAACCTGTTCCGGCTCAACTCGCGGGGATCCATCGAGGGCCAGCTCGGCAAGTACCCGCGGATGGACTTCGACATCATCGCGGAGCACGCCGAAGGGATCATGGGCACCACCGGCTGCCCGTCCGGCGCGGTGCAGACCCGCCTGCGGCTGGGCCAGTTCGACGAGGCGCTCAAGTCCGCGGCGATGTACCAGGAGGCGCTCGGGAAGGACAACTACTTCCTGGAGATCATGGACCACGGTCTGTCGATCGAGAAGCGCGTCCGGGACGGCCTGCTGGAGATCGGCAGGAAGCTCGGCATCAAGCCGCTGGTGACAAACGACTCGCACTACGTCTACGAGTCCCAGTCCGAGGCGCACGACGTGCTGCTCTGCGTGCAGACCGGCAGCAACATCGCCGACCCGAACCGGTTCCGCTTCGACGGCAACGGCTACTTCGTGAAGTCGGCCGACCAGATGCGCGCGGTGGACTCCTCCGAGGCGTGGCAGGAGGGCTGCCGCAACACGCTGCTGGTGGCCGAGAAGGTGGACACCGACGGGATGTTCACGTTCAAGAACCTGATGCCCCGGTTCCCCATCCCGGACGGATTCACCGAGGAGGAGTACTTCCGGCACACGGCCTTCGAGGGCCTGCGCCGGCGCTTCCCGGACGGCATCCCGGACACCCATGTCAAGCAGGCGGAGTACGAGCTCGGCGTCATCATCCAGATGGGCTTCCCGGCGTACTTCCTGGTGGTCGCGGACTTCATCCAGTGGGCGAAGAACAACGGCATCGCGGTGGGACCGGGCCGTGGCTCGGCGGCCGGCTCGCTCGTCGCGTACGCGATGGGCATCACCGACCTCGACCCGCTGCCGCACGGCCTGATCTTCGAGCGGTTCCTCAACCCCGAGCGTGTCTCGATGCCCGATGTCGACATCGACTTCGACGAGCGCCGGCGCGGTGAGGTCATCCGGTACGTCACGGAGAAGTGGGGTGACGACAAGGTCGCCCAGATCGCCACGTTCGGAACGATCAAGGCGAAGGCTGCGATCAAGGACTCGGCTCGGGTCCTGGGGTACCCGTTCGCGGTCGGCGACAAGATCACCAAGGCGATGCCGCCGGACGTCATGGGCAAGGGCATCACGCTCGGCGGCATCTTCAACAAGGACGACAAGCGGTACAACGAAGCCGGTGAGATCCGCGGCCTCTACGAGACCGACCCGGACGTCAAGAAGGTCATCGACACCGCCCGCGGCATCGAGGGACTGATCCGGCAGACCGGTGTGCACGCCGCCGGCGTGATCATGTCGGCCGAGCCGATCATCGACCACATCCCGCTCATGCGCCGGGCCAGCGACGGCGTGATCATCACGCAGTTCGACTACCCGACCTGCGAGACGCTCGGCCTGCTGAAGATGGACTTCCTGGGCCTGCGGAACCTGACCATCCTCGACGACGCCGTGAAGAACATCGAGCTCAATCACGGCAACGGCCTCGACCTGCTGGCCCTGCCACTGGACGACAAGGCGGCGTACGACCTGCTGGCCCGCGGCGACACGCTCGGCGTCTTCCAGCTCGACGGCGGCCCGATGCGCTCGCTGCTGCGGCTGATGAAGCCGGACAACTTCGAGGACATCTCCGCGGTCCTGGCGCTGTACCGGCCGGGTCCGATGGGTGTCGACTCGCACACCAACTACGCGCTGCGCAAGAACAAGCTCCAGGAGATCACCCCGATCCACCCGGAGCTGGAGGAGCCGCTGCGGGAGATCCTGGAGCCGACCTACGGCCTGATCGTCTACCAGGAGCAGGTGCAGCGCGCCGCGCAGATCCTCGCCGGTTACACCCTCGGCCAGGCCGACCTGCTCCGCCGCGCGATGGGTAAGAAGAAGAAGGAGATCCTCGACAAGGAGTTCGTCCCGTTCCGCGACGGCTGCCGCGAGCACGGGTACTCCGACGAGGCGATCCAGGCGGTCTGGGACGTCCTGGTGCCGTTCGCCGGCTACGCGTTCAACAAGGCGCACTCCGCGGCGTACGGACTGGTCTCCTACTGGACGGCGTACCTGAAGGCGCACTACCCGGCCGAGTACATGGCCGGTCTGCTGACCAGTGTCGGCGACGACAAGGACAAGATGGCGGTCTACCTGGCCGAGTGCCGGCGGATGGGCATCCAGGTGCTGCCGCCGGACGTGAACCAGTCCGCCGGGCCGTTCACGCCGGTCGGCACCGACATCCGGTTCGGTCTCGGCGCGGTCCGCAACGTCGGCGGCAACGTGGTGGAGGCGATCGCCCGCTGCCGCAAGGAGAAGGGCGACTACGCCGACTTCTACGACTTCCTGTCCAAGGTCGATGCCGTCGCGTGCAACAAGCGGACCATCGAGTCCTTGATCAAGGCGGGCGCGTTCGACTCGATGGGGCACAGCCGCAAGGGTCTGCTCGCCGTGCATGCCGAGGCCATCGACGCGTACGCGGACGTCAAGCGCAACGAGGCGGCCGGCCAGTTCGACCTGTTCGGCGCGTTCGGCGACACCGACAGCGGGGTCTCGTCGACGGTGGCGATGCCGGTGATCGGCGACTCCGAGTGGGACAAGCGGGACAAGCTGGCGTTCGAGCGCGAGATGCTCGGCCTCTACGTCTCCGACCACCCGCTCGCCGGCCTGGAGGTGCTGCTGCAGAACGCGGCGGACACCAGCATCGCGGCGCTCAACGAGGAGGGCTCGGTCCCGGACGGCCAGGTCGTCACGCTCGCCGGCATCCTCACCGGCGTGCAGCGCCGGATCACCAAGCAGGGCCGGGCGTGGGCCTCGGCCACCCTGGAGGACCTGGCCGGCGGCGTCGAGGCGCTCTTCTTCCCGAACACGTACGAGCTGGTCGGGCAGTACATCGCCGAGGACGCGATCGTGGTGGTGAAGGGCCGGGTGGACCGGCGCGACGACACCCCGCGGATCATGGCGATGGACATGTCCATCCCGGACATCACCAGCAACCCGGACAGCAAGCCGGTCACCCTGACCATGCCGATCACCCGGTGCACGCCGCCGCTCGTGGACGAGCTGAAAGAGATCCTGATCAGTCACCCCGGGGACACCGAGGTGCACGTCCACCTGCAGAACGGCAGCCGTACCACGGTGATGCGCCTCGGTGGGGTACGGGTCGCGCCGACCCCGGCGCTGCGGGCCGACCTCAAGATGATCCTCGGCCCGTCCGCCGTCGCCTGA
- a CDS encoding DUF2567 domain-containing protein has protein sequence MQPSDSEPPYDPGTPPWRPAPWWRVQRGSRRPVRRTLTVTVVTFAVIAALGAPLGLLWAWLAPGVPVIDAGDNGIVVNDPSPEQYIAADGWFTLLGLAFGVLAALGAWLVLRRDRGPFLLLAVTAGTFVAGYGVAPRIGEMIGRDAYEQWRATAAQGASYLSPPEVHSLGPTLVPAFAAAIVLTLLAGWSNDPDLDQPGAQPGYGPNHPPYSVGAGGPSEVGERDRDGADPRQ, from the coding sequence GTGCAACCGAGTGACAGCGAACCGCCCTACGATCCCGGCACGCCGCCCTGGCGCCCGGCGCCGTGGTGGCGGGTGCAGCGCGGCAGCCGCCGTCCGGTGCGGCGGACCCTGACCGTCACGGTGGTCACGTTCGCCGTGATCGCCGCGCTGGGCGCGCCGCTCGGCCTGCTCTGGGCGTGGCTCGCCCCGGGCGTACCGGTGATCGACGCCGGTGACAACGGGATCGTGGTGAACGACCCGTCACCCGAGCAGTACATCGCGGCCGACGGCTGGTTCACGCTGCTCGGCCTCGCGTTCGGGGTGCTCGCCGCGCTCGGCGCCTGGCTGGTCCTGCGTCGCGACCGCGGGCCGTTTCTGCTGCTCGCGGTCACCGCCGGGACGTTCGTGGCGGGGTACGGCGTGGCGCCCCGGATCGGCGAGATGATCGGCCGGGACGCGTACGAGCAGTGGCGTGCCACGGCGGCGCAGGGCGCCAGTTACCTCTCGCCGCCGGAGGTGCACTCGCTCGGGCCGACGCTGGTCCCGGCGTTCGCGGCGGCGATCGTGCTCACGCTGCTGGCCGGCTGGTCGAACGACCCGGACCTGGACCAGCCAGGCGCCCAGCCCGGTTACGGCCCGAACCACCCGCCGTACTCAGTTGGGGCTGGCGGGCCGAGCGAGGTCGGAGAGCGGGACCGGGACGGCGCGGACCCGCGCCAGTAA
- a CDS encoding LON peptidase substrate-binding domain-containing protein encodes MSDRLPVFPLSTVLFPGLVLPLHIFEERYRALVRELVAQSSDEPHEFGVVTLRHGSEVAPDPGDGPAAAMPPVRAEDLYEVGCTAELRHVTELPDGRFDIMTVGRRRFTVLGVEQGPEPYLCARVRWLADEDQADESAHLLAPRVLTAFRAYLELLRPNSEVLDQVPDDPTVLSHLVAATAQLTVEERQLLLATPDTASRLRTELRLLNRESGLLARVRAVPVPLSDLARPASPN; translated from the coding sequence GTGAGCGATCGGCTGCCGGTCTTCCCGCTGAGCACGGTGCTCTTTCCCGGCCTGGTGCTGCCCCTGCACATCTTCGAGGAGCGTTACCGCGCGCTCGTCCGGGAGCTGGTGGCCCAGTCCTCGGATGAGCCGCACGAGTTCGGCGTGGTCACCCTCCGGCACGGCAGCGAGGTGGCGCCCGACCCCGGCGACGGTCCGGCGGCGGCGATGCCCCCGGTGCGTGCCGAGGATCTGTACGAGGTGGGCTGCACCGCCGAGCTGCGACACGTCACCGAGCTGCCGGACGGCCGGTTCGACATCATGACGGTTGGACGCCGCCGGTTCACCGTGCTCGGCGTCGAGCAGGGCCCCGAGCCGTACCTGTGCGCCCGGGTCCGCTGGCTGGCCGACGAGGACCAGGCGGACGAGTCCGCCCATCTGCTGGCGCCGCGGGTGCTGACCGCCTTCCGGGCGTACCTGGAGCTGCTGCGGCCGAACAGCGAGGTCCTCGACCAGGTGCCGGACGACCCGACCGTGCTGTCCCACCTGGTCGCCGCGACCGCCCAGCTGACCGTGGAGGAGCGTCAGCTACTGCTCGCCACGCCGGACACGGCGAGTCGGCTCCGCACCGAGCTGCGGCTGCTCAACCGCGAGTCGGGCTTACTGGCGCGGGTCCGCGCCGTCCCGGTCCCGCTCTCCGACCTCGCTCGGCCCGCCAGCCCCAACTGA
- the hisD gene encoding histidinol dehydrogenase, whose product MLNRIDLRGSSRDPRGLLPRAQLDVSVAVERIRPVVEAVHEHGFSAIREATEKFDGVRLDRLRVPAEAIAAAEETLDPDVRAALLEAIKRARKVHRDQRRTDTTTTVVPGGTVTERWVPVRRVGLYVPGGLAVYPSTVVMNVVPAQEAGVEGLVVASPPQVANGGLPDARVLAACALLGVTEVYAVGGAQAIAMLGYGADGADAADRCAPVDVITGPGNIWVTAAKRLLRGVVGIDAEAGPTEIAILADETADPRHVAADLISQAEHDPLAASVLVTDSPALADAVEAELAVQVTKTKHDERVRTALTGEQSGVVLVDDLEQGLRVVDEYAAEHLEIQTRDAREWALRVRNAGAIFVGAWSPVSLGDYAAGSNHVLPTGGCARHSSGLSVQSFLRGIHVVEYDEAALKDVAGHVVALSTAEDLPAHGDAVKARFAQ is encoded by the coding sequence GTGCTGAATCGGATCGACCTGCGCGGCTCCTCCCGTGACCCGCGCGGCCTGCTGCCCCGTGCCCAGCTCGACGTCTCGGTTGCCGTCGAGCGGATCCGCCCGGTTGTCGAGGCGGTCCATGAGCATGGGTTCAGCGCGATCCGGGAGGCGACGGAGAAATTCGACGGCGTACGGCTGGATCGCCTGCGCGTTCCGGCCGAGGCGATCGCCGCCGCCGAGGAGACGCTCGACCCCGACGTGCGCGCCGCGCTGCTCGAGGCGATCAAGCGGGCCCGCAAGGTGCACCGTGACCAGCGTCGCACCGACACCACCACCACGGTGGTGCCGGGCGGCACGGTCACCGAGCGCTGGGTGCCGGTCCGCCGGGTCGGTCTCTACGTGCCGGGCGGCCTGGCCGTCTACCCGTCCACCGTGGTCATGAACGTGGTGCCCGCCCAGGAGGCCGGCGTCGAGGGCCTGGTGGTCGCCTCGCCGCCGCAGGTCGCCAACGGCGGCCTGCCGGACGCCCGGGTGCTGGCCGCCTGCGCGCTGCTCGGCGTGACCGAGGTCTACGCGGTCGGCGGCGCCCAGGCGATCGCCATGCTCGGTTACGGCGCCGACGGCGCCGACGCGGCCGACAGGTGCGCGCCGGTCGACGTGATCACCGGTCCCGGCAACATCTGGGTCACCGCCGCGAAGCGCCTGCTCCGCGGCGTGGTCGGGATCGACGCCGAGGCGGGCCCCACCGAGATCGCGATCCTCGCCGACGAGACCGCCGACCCGCGGCACGTCGCGGCCGACCTGATCAGCCAGGCCGAGCACGACCCGCTCGCCGCGAGCGTGCTGGTCACCGACTCGCCGGCCCTGGCCGACGCGGTCGAGGCGGAGCTCGCCGTGCAGGTGACGAAGACCAAGCACGACGAGAGGGTCCGCACGGCGCTGACCGGCGAGCAGTCCGGTGTGGTGCTGGTCGACGACCTGGAGCAGGGTCTGCGGGTCGTGGACGAGTACGCGGCGGAGCACCTGGAGATCCAGACGCGGGACGCCCGGGAGTGGGCCCTGCGGGTCCGCAACGCCGGTGCGATCTTCGTGGGCGCCTGGTCGCCGGTCTCGCTCGGTGACTACGCGGCCGGCTCGAACCACGTGCTGCCCACCGGCGGCTGCGCGCGGCACTCGTCCGGCCTGTCGGTGCAGTCGTTCCTGCGCGGCATCCACGTCGTGGAGTACGACGAGGCGGCCCTCAAGGACGTCGCCGGGCACGTGGTGGCCCTGTCCACCGCCGAGGACCTCCCCGCGCACGGGGACGCTGTGAAGGCCAGGTTCGCTCAGTGA
- a CDS encoding histidinol-phosphate transaminase — MTTIDDLPIRDDLRGKSPYGAPQLDVAVRLNTNENSYPVPDDVVEAIGKAVQAELRDLNRYPDRDAVALRSELAGYLGHGLSTANVWAANGSNEVQQQLLQAFGGPGRSALGFGPSYSMHPLLAQGTGTRWIGALRDPDFGLAPEHAVAEIEKHDPDLVFVCSPNNPTGTALDPAVIDAILATARGMVIVDEAYTEFARPGTPSALTLLPGHPRLVVSRTMSKAFGFAGGRLGYLAADPAVVDAVQLVRLPYHLSAISQAAARAAVVHRASLLATVEQIKEQRDRIVDTLRARGVRVADSDANFVLFATGDDQKAAWQAFLDRGVLIRDVGLPGWLRVTAGTESETTAFLTAAEEILS, encoded by the coding sequence GTGACCACTATCGACGATCTGCCGATCCGGGACGATCTGCGCGGGAAGTCGCCGTACGGCGCGCCGCAGCTCGACGTCGCGGTCCGGCTGAACACGAACGAGAACTCGTACCCGGTGCCGGACGACGTGGTGGAGGCGATCGGCAAGGCCGTGCAGGCCGAGCTGCGCGACCTCAACCGGTACCCGGACCGCGACGCGGTAGCGCTTCGCAGCGAGCTCGCCGGGTACCTCGGGCACGGCCTGAGCACGGCGAACGTGTGGGCCGCGAACGGCTCCAACGAGGTGCAGCAGCAGCTGCTGCAGGCGTTCGGCGGCCCCGGCCGCTCGGCGCTGGGCTTCGGCCCGTCGTACTCGATGCACCCGCTGCTGGCGCAGGGGACCGGCACCCGCTGGATCGGCGCGCTGCGCGACCCCGACTTCGGGCTCGCGCCGGAGCACGCGGTGGCCGAGATCGAGAAGCACGACCCGGACCTGGTCTTCGTCTGCTCGCCGAACAACCCGACCGGCACCGCGCTGGACCCGGCGGTGATCGACGCGATCCTGGCGACCGCGCGAGGCATGGTGATCGTCGACGAGGCGTACACCGAGTTCGCCCGACCCGGCACGCCGAGCGCGCTGACGCTGCTGCCCGGCCACCCGCGTCTGGTGGTGAGCCGCACGATGAGCAAGGCGTTCGGTTTCGCCGGAGGGCGGCTGGGATACCTCGCGGCCGACCCCGCCGTGGTCGACGCCGTGCAGCTGGTCCGGCTGCCCTACCACCTCTCCGCGATCAGCCAGGCCGCCGCACGTGCCGCTGTCGTGCACCGGGCGTCGCTGCTCGCCACGGTGGAACAGATCAAGGAGCAGCGCGACCGGATCGTGGACACCCTGCGCGCCCGTGGCGTGCGGGTCGCCGACTCGGACGCCAACTTCGTGCTGTTCGCCACCGGCGACGATCAGAAAGCCGCCTGGCAGGCGTTCCTCGATCGCGGTGTGCTGATCCGCGACGTGGGACTGCCGGGCTGGCTGCGGGTCACCGCCGGCACCGAATCCGAGACCACCGCTTTCCTGACCGCCGCCGAGGAGATCCTGTCGTGA
- the hisB gene encoding imidazoleglycerol-phosphate dehydratase HisB encodes MTRAARIERVTNETKVLIEIDLDGTGKGDLSTGVGFYDHMLNQLAKHGGFDLLVRTEGDLEIDSHHTMEDTAIALGEAFAQALGDKRGIRRYGSATIPMDEVLVRAAVDLSGRPYVVHDEPLLTPYIGPVYATSMTRHIFEAFGHAAKVTLHVDVLRACRPGGHPDAHHVVEAEFKAFSRALREAVEIDPRNAGSLPSTKGVL; translated from the coding sequence GTGACCCGTGCCGCGCGTATCGAACGCGTCACCAACGAGACCAAGGTGCTGATCGAGATCGACCTCGACGGCACCGGCAAGGGCGACCTGAGCACCGGCGTGGGCTTCTACGACCACATGCTCAACCAGCTCGCCAAGCACGGTGGGTTCGACCTGCTGGTGCGTACCGAAGGCGATCTGGAGATCGACTCGCACCACACCATGGAGGACACCGCGATCGCGCTCGGCGAGGCGTTCGCGCAGGCGCTCGGCGACAAGCGGGGCATCCGGCGGTACGGGTCGGCCACCATCCCGATGGACGAGGTGCTGGTGCGGGCCGCCGTGGACCTCTCCGGCCGGCCCTACGTGGTGCACGACGAGCCGCTGCTCACGCCGTACATCGGGCCGGTCTACGCCACCAGCATGACCCGGCACATCTTCGAGGCGTTCGGCCACGCGGCGAAGGTGACGCTGCACGTGGACGTGCTGCGCGCCTGCCGCCCCGGCGGCCACCCGGACGCGCACCACGTGGTGGAGGCCGAGTTCAAGGCGTTCTCCCGGGCGCTGCGCGAAGCCGTGGAGATCGACCCCCGCAACGCCGGTTCGCTGCCGTCCACCAAGGGGGTGCTGTGA
- the hisH gene encoding imidazole glycerol phosphate synthase subunit HisH yields MSEPSRSGKQNATPRKNVVILDYGSGNLRSAERAVARTGADVTVTSDLAAAAEADGLVVPGVGAYAACMAGIEALNAGPVIAERVAAGRPVLGICVGMQILFDSGVEHGVESKGLGLLPGSVTKLAAERIPHMGWNTVEAPRDSRLLAGLAGDERFYFVHSYAAQDLDRLVEAGAAVTTATHDLPFAAVVEAGALSAAQFHPEKSSDAGYLLLRNWVAGLG; encoded by the coding sequence ATGTCTGAGCCTTCCCGCAGCGGAAAACAGAATGCAACACCGCGAAAGAATGTCGTAATTCTCGACTACGGCTCGGGGAACCTGCGGTCGGCGGAGCGGGCGGTGGCTCGTACCGGTGCTGATGTGACAGTGACCAGCGATCTCGCCGCCGCCGCCGAGGCGGACGGCCTGGTGGTGCCCGGCGTGGGGGCCTACGCGGCCTGCATGGCCGGGATCGAGGCGCTGAACGCCGGACCGGTGATCGCGGAACGGGTCGCGGCCGGCCGCCCGGTGCTGGGCATCTGTGTCGGCATGCAGATCCTGTTCGACTCCGGCGTCGAGCACGGCGTGGAGTCCAAGGGGCTCGGGCTGCTGCCCGGCTCGGTCACGAAGCTCGCAGCCGAGCGGATCCCGCACATGGGCTGGAACACCGTCGAGGCGCCGCGGGACTCCCGGCTGCTGGCGGGTCTCGCCGGCGACGAACGGTTCTACTTCGTCCACTCGTACGCTGCTCAGGATCTTGATCGGCTGGTGGAAGCCGGCGCCGCGGTGACCACCGCGACCCACGACCTGCCGTTCGCCGCCGTGGTGGAAGCCGGTGCGCTCAGCGCCGCGCAGTTCCACCCGGAGAAGTCGTCGGATGCCGGCTACCTGCTGCTCCGCAACTGGGTCGCGGGCCTGGGGTGA
- the priA gene encoding bifunctional 1-(5-phosphoribosyl)-5-((5-phosphoribosylamino)methylideneamino)imidazole-4-carboxamide isomerase/phosphoribosylanthranilate isomerase PriA → MTLQLLPAVDVADGQAVRLVQGAAGSETAYGDPLEAALAWQNDGAEWIHLVDLDAAFGRGSNAELLADVVRQLDVKVELSGGIRDDESLTRALATGATRVNIGTAALEDPEWCDRICAEYGDRVAIGLDVRGRTLAARGWTREGGDLYEVLARLDKAGASRYVVTDITKDGTMRGPNLDLLREVCAATDKPVIASGGVSTLEDLRALATLESIGVEGVIAGKALYAGAFTVREALTALATV, encoded by the coding sequence GTGACCCTCCAATTGCTGCCCGCCGTTGACGTCGCCGACGGCCAGGCCGTCCGCCTGGTGCAGGGCGCCGCCGGTTCGGAAACCGCCTACGGCGACCCGCTCGAGGCCGCGCTGGCCTGGCAGAACGACGGCGCCGAGTGGATCCACCTGGTCGACCTGGACGCGGCCTTCGGCCGGGGCTCCAACGCCGAGCTGCTCGCCGACGTGGTGCGCCAGCTCGACGTGAAGGTGGAGCTCTCCGGTGGTATCCGCGACGACGAGTCGCTGACCCGCGCGCTCGCCACCGGCGCCACCCGGGTCAACATCGGCACGGCTGCGCTGGAGGACCCCGAGTGGTGTGACCGGATCTGCGCCGAGTACGGCGACCGGGTCGCGATCGGGCTGGACGTGCGGGGCCGTACCCTCGCTGCCCGGGGCTGGACCCGCGAGGGCGGCGACCTGTACGAGGTGCTCGCCCGCCTGGACAAGGCCGGCGCGTCGCGTTACGTGGTCACCGACATCACCAAGGACGGCACGATGCGCGGGCCGAACCTGGACCTGCTGCGTGAGGTCTGCGCCGCCACCGACAAGCCGGTGATCGCCAGCGGCGGCGTCTCCACTCTGGAGGACCTGCGGGCCCTCGCCACCCTGGAGTCGATCGGGGTGGAGGGCGTGATCGCCGGCAAGGCGCTCTACGCCGGCGCGTTCACGGTCCGCGAGGCGCTGACCGCCCTGGCCACTGTCTGA
- a CDS encoding LysR substrate-binding domain-containing protein — MIDLGRLRALHAVASYGTVLAAGEALHCTPSAVSQQIAKLERETGAVLVEKDGRRLRLTDAGRVLADHAERVLTSVHEAESALAAHRDTVTGRLTVAAFATACRALMPHALRRLAVDHPQLTTGLIEVNPHEGLELLRRGHVDLAVLDDWPEVGLKYPDTVTKTQIGADHADLIVPTNHLLSGKISLEAARHERWIAVRAGDVCYEYLVRKLPGLVPDFQVGEFETQLTLIAAGLGVGLIPRLARPALPDGVRVVEVTPLPTRRVVIAWRDSSAARPAIKAAEEALRDAWDQAATNQTVARAVSASRTVNAPA, encoded by the coding sequence ATGATTGACCTGGGCCGGCTACGGGCGCTGCACGCGGTGGCGAGTTACGGCACAGTGCTCGCGGCGGGTGAGGCTCTGCACTGCACGCCGTCCGCCGTCTCCCAGCAGATCGCGAAACTCGAACGCGAGACCGGAGCGGTCCTGGTCGAGAAGGACGGCCGGCGGCTGCGCCTCACCGACGCCGGCCGGGTCCTCGCCGATCACGCCGAGCGGGTGCTGACGAGTGTGCACGAGGCCGAGTCGGCGCTGGCCGCGCACCGGGACACGGTGACCGGGCGGCTCACCGTGGCGGCCTTCGCCACCGCGTGCCGGGCGCTGATGCCGCATGCGCTGCGGCGGCTCGCCGTCGATCATCCTCAGCTGACCACGGGTTTGATCGAGGTGAACCCGCACGAAGGGCTGGAACTGCTCCGCCGGGGGCACGTGGACCTGGCCGTTCTGGACGATTGGCCGGAGGTGGGGCTGAAATATCCGGACACAGTCACGAAAACCCAGATCGGCGCCGACCACGCCGACCTCATCGTGCCGACGAATCACCTGTTAAGCGGAAAAATAAGCCTTGAGGCTGCTCGCCACGAGCGCTGGATCGCCGTCCGGGCCGGCGACGTCTGCTACGAGTACCTGGTCCGGAAACTCCCCGGGCTGGTCCCCGACTTCCAGGTCGGCGAGTTCGAGACCCAGCTGACCCTGATCGCGGCCGGCCTCGGCGTCGGCCTGATCCCCCGGCTGGCCCGCCCGGCCCTGCCCGACGGCGTCCGGGTCGTCGAGGTCACCCCGCTGCCCACCCGGCGCGTGGTGATCGCCTGGCGTGACTCCTCGGCGGCCCGGCCTGCGATCAAGGCCGCCGAGGAGGCGTTGCGTGACGCCTGGGATCAGGCGGCCACCAATCAGACAGTGGCCAGGGCGGTCAGCGCCTCGCGGACCGTGAACGCGCCGGCGTAG